A window of Castanea sativa cultivar Marrone di Chiusa Pesio chromosome 1, ASM4071231v1 contains these coding sequences:
- the LOC142631770 gene encoding uncharacterized protein LOC142631770 gives MATDANNKIYPLAFAVVESESTETWGWFLACIRRYVTDQRHLCVISDRHPGIQAIFRDTNQDYLQPPMTEHRYCLRHLCSNVNIRWNNETLKNLVWRAASATQERKFNATFDLIENVNRDAHQYLKDVLKEKWALTFDKDYRYGAMTTNISECFNGVLKGARSQPITVMVKYTWFKLNAYFDDRRNKSIEQLNSGKKWCKYALDIFMRNKVKAEHHRVTRLSAQQQSYQVDTPHNPGTARHRDHTHGVNLLQRTCTCQKWKLYKIPCSHVIAVCIRYRHDAEQYIDQCYSVDALFRSYAPVFPVLKDRLSWPDPEET, from the coding sequence atggcaacAGATGCTAATAATAAGATTTATCCACTAGCCTTCGCCGTTGTGGAGAGCGAGAGCACAGAGACTTGGGGTTGGTTCTTGGCTTGTATAAGAAGGTATGTTACTGACCAGAGACACCTGTGTGTCATATCTGACAGACACCCTGGGATACAAGCTATCTTCAGAGACACTAATCAAGACTATTTGCAGCCTCCCATGACAGAACATCGTTACTGCCTTCGTCATCTATGCAGTAACGTGAACATTAGATGGAACAATGAAACTTTAAAGAACCTAGTATGGAGGGCAGCAAGTGCAACCCAGGAGCGAAAGTTTAATGCCACCTTCGATTTAATTGAGAATGTGAACCGGGATGCGCACCAATATCTGAAGGATGTGCTGAAAGAGAAATGGGCTCTAACTTTTGACAAGGATTACCGTTATGGGGCGATGACTACAAATATCTCTGAGTGCTTCAATGGTGTTTTAAAGGGTGCTCGTAGCCAGCCCATTACAGTAATGGTAAAATACACATGGTTCAAATTGAATGCTTATTTCGATGATCGTCGCAATAAGAGCATAGAGCAGTTGAATTCAGggaaaaaatggtgtaaatatgCCTTGGATATCTTCATGAGAAATAAGGTGAAGGCGGAGCATCACAGGGTGACAAGATTGAGTGCGCAACAACAGTCATATCAAGTAGATACACCGCATAATCCAGGGACTGCTAGACATAGGGATCACACACATGGAGTTAATTTGTTGCAAAGAACTTGCACATGTCAGAAATGGAAATTGTATAAGATACCATGTTCACATGTCATTGCAGTTTGTATTAGGTATCGACATGATGCAGAGCAGTACATTGACCAATGCTATAGCGTGGACGCACTGTTTCGGAGCTATGCTCCCGTTTTCCCTGTCTTGAAAGATAGATTATCATGGCCAGATCCTGAAGAAACTTGA
- the LOC142642253 gene encoding uncharacterized protein LOC142642253 → MAMEEHDEEEKQQLGFPYWKSNPRSFGPESPFFASGNIERELLAKQVALDLTEDEKHQLQNMVVEEGGGIFCPIVGCGSRLTSLENFEDHYNARHTASCSVCSRVYPTSRLLSIHVSELHDSFFQAKVARGYAVYECLVEGCGLKFKSYKSRQRHLVDKHKFPTSFEFYKKAHLSKKQRQKLQRKQATHKREEDSCMEVDNESIDGLISGISKLSTSDSPSSVSFGRRHTRGLTFVPRAVQREKMPDPTSAGTKR, encoded by the exons ATGGCGATGGAAGAAcatgatgaagaagagaaacAGCAATTAGGGTTTCCGTACTGGAAATCGAATCCTCGAAGTTTCGGACCCGAGTCTCCTTTCTTTGCTTCTGGAAACATCGAGAGGGAACTTCTCGCCAAACAG GTGGCATTGGACTTAACTGAAGATGAGAAACATCAGCTTCAGAATATGGTAGTTGAGGAAGGCGG GGGGATCTTTTGCCCAATTGTTGGTTGCGGTTCACGTTTGACTTCTTTGGAGAACTTCGAAGATCATTATAATGCACGGCATACTGCCTCCTGTTCAGTATGCTCTAGAGTTTACCCAACATCGCGTCTGCTCAGCATACATGTATCTGAACTACATGATTCATTCTTTCAGGCTAAAGTTGCACGTGGTTATGCTGTG TATGAATGCCTGGTGGAAGGCTGTGGTTTGAAGTTCAAGAGCTATAAAAGTCGACAACGGCATCTAGTGGACAAGCATAAATTTCCCACTTCATTTGAGTTTTACAAGAAGGCCCATCTATCAAAGAAACAGAGGCAAAAACTCCAACGCAAACAAGCTACTCATAAGAGGGAGGAAGATTCATGTATGGAAGTAGACAATGAATCCATCGATGGCCTCATCTCAGGAATCTCCAAACTAAGCACTTCAGACTCTCCTTCATCTGTCAGCTTTGGTCGCCGCCACACTCGTGGATTGACTTTTGTCCCTCGCGCCGTTCAGCGTGAGAAAATGCCAGACCCGACATCAGCTGGAACAAAGAGATAG
- the LOC142616069 gene encoding protein transport protein Sec61 subunit gamma-like has product MEAIDSVFDPLREFAKDSVRLVKRCHKPDRKEFTKVAFRTAIGFVVMGFVGFFVKLIFIPINNIIVGSS; this is encoded by the exons ATGGAGGCCATTGACTCAGTGTTCGATCCACTCAGAGAATTCGCCAAGGACAGCGTCCGCCTCGTCAAACGCTGCCACAAACCCGACCGCAAAG AGTTCACCAAGGTGGCTTTCCGTACGGCCATCGGGTTCGTGGTTATGGGGTTCGTTGGCTTCTTCGTCAAGCTCATCTTCATCCCCATCAACAACATCATCGTTGGCTCCTCTTGA
- the LOC142618885 gene encoding large ribosomal subunit protein bL27c — translation MAAMSMTMSLNLAGAFRGLSLASSSSSSSFFRGDFGGSLQMGPTKLVPVTRRIPLTIQNAHKKGAGSTKNGRDSKGQRLGVKIYGDQVAKPGSIIVRQRGTKFHAGNNVGLGKDHTIFSLIDGLVKFEKFGPDRKKISVYPREVQPENPNSYKARKRENFRLQRERKKARKEAYIAQPQLVMASAVAAQDSHPTC, via the exons atggcGGCCATGTCTATGACTATGAGCTTGAACTTAGCTGGGGCGTTCAGAGGGCTAAGCTTAGCTTCAAGCTCATCTTCCTCCTCTTTCTTCAGAGGCGACTTTGGTGGGTCCTtacaaatgggtcccacaaagcTGGTGCCGGTCACACGGAGAATTCCGCTGACCATTCAGAATGCTCACAAGAAAGGTGCCGGAAGCACCAAGAATGGCCGAGACTCCAAAGGTCAAAGACTCGGCGTCAAGATTTACGGTGACCAGGTCGCCAAGCCTGGCTCCATTATCGTTCGCCAGCGAGGTACCAAG TTTCATGCAGGGAACAATGTGGGGCTTGGCAAAGACCACACGATATTCTCCTTGATAGATGGACTAGTAAAATTTGAGAAGTTTGGGCCCGACAGGAAGAAG ATCAGTGTTTATCCGCGAGAAGTACAGCCGGAGAACCCTAACAGTTACAaagcaagaaagagagaaaacttCAGGTTGCAACGTGAACGCAAGAAAGCAAGAAAGGAAGCTTACATTGCTCAACCCCAACTAGTTATGGCTTCTGCTGTTGCTGCGCAAGATAGCCATCCCACTTGCTAA
- the LOC142617659 gene encoding small ribosomal subunit protein uS8z/uS8w produces MVRVSVLNDALKSMYNAEKRGKRQVMIRPSSKVIIKFLLVMQKHGYIGEFEYVDDHRAGKIVVELNGRLNKCGVISPRFDVGVKEIEGWTARLLPSRQFGYIVLTTSAGIMDHEEARRKNVGGKVLGFFY; encoded by the exons ATGGTGCGAGTGAGTGTTTTGAATGATGCTCTTAAGAGCATGTACAATGCGGAGAAACGGGGGAAGCGCCAGGTCATGATCAGGCCATCCTCAAAAGTCATCATTAAATTTCTCCTGGTTATGCAGAAGCATG GTTACATTGGGGAGTTTGAGTATGTTGATGACCACAGGGCTGGCAAAATTGTTGTTGAACTAAACGGGAGGCTCAACAAATGTGGGGTTATTAGTCCTCGTTTTGATGTGGGTGTCAAAGAGATTGAAGGTTGGACTGCAAGGCTGCTCCCCTCAAGACAG TTTGGATATATTGTGTTGACGACTTCTGCTGGTATCATGGATCACGAAGAGGCTAGGAGAAAGAATGTTGGTGGTAAAGTGCTTGGATTTTTTTACTAG